A window from Fervidicoccaceae archaeon encodes these proteins:
- a CDS encoding hotdog domain-containing protein, with the protein MEKEKRSHRESFVVGKEHLASRIGSGDVEVLSTPSLIAFMEKVSKDLAGKLVEEGKTTVGVHLDIYHVAPAYEGDAVEVESRIVNTAGNRIVFYVQAECRGKIIGYGVHERAVVDSRKFSK; encoded by the coding sequence ATGGAGAAAGAGAAGAGATCACATAGAGAGAGCTTCGTTGTCGGAAAGGAGCACTTAGCGTCGAGAATTGGGTCTGGTGATGTTGAAGTTCTCTCCACCCCAAGCTTAATAGCCTTCATGGAAAAGGTAAGCAAAGATCTTGCAGGGAAGCTCGTAGAAGAGGGGAAAACAACTGTTGGAGTTCATCTGGACATATATCACGTAGCTCCAGCATATGAGGGTGATGCTGTTGAAGTTGAATCCAGGATTGTGAACACAGCTGGTAATAGAATTGTTTTCTATGTGCAGGCAGAGTGCAGAGGGAAAATTATTGGATATGGAGTTCACGAGAGAGCTGTAGTAGATTCAAGAAAATTCTCTAAATAA